The Nitrospiria bacterium DNA window GCCGGTTTCCCAATCACCCGCAAGGCCGGCGGGATCCACACGGACCAATAAAATCCGCAACCGGATTTGGGGCGGAAGTCTGAACTGTTCCCGATGGCCGTCATAATACGTTTTCATCTGATCGTCACTCACGCTGATCTTCGAACGGACTTCCTGGTCGGTCAGCTGTTGGATGGCCAGGAAACGTTCGACCCCGGTCCGGACATCCTCCGGAGTCAGCCCCTGGACCTTTAACGCCTCCCGGTATTGCTCCTGCGACGGGAAACGGCTCTCGATTTTCTGAATTTCGGCCACGACGGTTTCCGGCGTCACTTTAACCTTGAGGCGCCGGGCCTCCTGAAACAGGACTTCTTGGCCGATGAGCCGGTCCAGCTCTTCGCTTCGTATCTCCGTCATCCGCTTCTCGGAGATATTCCGATGGCCGGTCTCCGGAATCCGCTCCTCCACGGCCTTTTTCAAATCAAGCGCCCGGATTTGGACCCCGTTCACCGAAGCCACGGGCTTCGACAGATCCATCCGTCCGCCCTGATCGGCCGGCGGACCGTCGGGCCCTCCCGCTTGAACCCCGGTCTCCGCAAAGCAGAGCATGGCCAGTAAAAAAATCGCGGGGACGCGTCGCTCCTTTATTGTCGCGCAGATCCTCCAAGTTGACTTTTTATCTTCCATCATGCATAAAAACAGGATGCCTCACACCCCAATCGCGAGAAGCATCCGCGAAATAAGTCTTTTAATTTCCATCGGTCGAAGCAGGGTCGCCCCGCCTTTACCGGCCCAAGCGAGGTTCTTCACCTTCTATTTCTGGTGGCAAGACAGACAGACCAGACTCCCCGCGTTCGGATTATCCGCAATTAAGGTGGCATCGCCGTTCCCGAGCAGGTCGTTCACGGTCGTCGTTCCGCCTCCGCTGACAAGGGCCACGGCCGAGTCATAACGGCTCGGCAGACGAAGGAACAGCGGCCGGGGCGCGTGCGGGTTGTGGCAGGAGGCGCACTCGATATATTTTCCGGTGCCCGGCGTCCGGGTCGCTCCCGGATAGGCCCGAATCCGGTCCCGCTTATCCGCATTCAATACCCCCGTTCGGGTCAAAAAGGTCATGCCGCTTCCGGATGGATCAGGCTGGGAGAGCGCAAGCACCGAATCAAACTGCGGATCGGTCGTCGGGATTTCCATGCTGATCGGGTGATCGTCCGACAGGTTGGTCGTGAGGTTCGGGAACGGCCTCGCCCCGCCCGTGATCAGCTCGTAGTTCGGCCCGGTGTCCGTCCGGTCGCCGGCATCGGACATGGACTTGTCTACATCCAAAAAAGCGGTGTTGGCCGTGATGATCCCCGTTGTACTTCCCGGCGGAGTCAGGTTGGCGGGCCGGTATCCGCCGGAGCCGCTCATGTTGATCAAGGAATCAAGCGCGACCGTTCCATCGTGGCAGGACAGGCAGGCCAGGGAAACACCCTGAGGCTGACCGGAGTTCTGAGCGTCAAAATTGGGGCTGTTGTAAATCGTGTACGATCCGGACGTGCCCACCGTCCGGTTCCAGAGCGGCGCGGAACCCGGCGCGTTCAGATTCGCCCCGTGCGGCGTATGGCAGAAAACGCAGACCTCGGCTGAATTGCTTCCGGCATTCGGGAGGTTCGGGTTGAAGTCTCCCTGCTTGCTGGAACTGAGATTATGGAGCGTGTGCAAGATGTCTTCGGCCGGCACGCTTGTATAGCCCGGCGAATGACCCGTTGCGCCCCCCAAATGCATCGCCCGGCCGGGCAAGGGGAAGGCGACCATCAGCGCCCCGATCATGAGCATGAAGACGTTCCGTTTCAATTTCAACCGCATTGACTTTTCCTCCTCTCGTATGTTGCGAATCCGGTTTCGCATGTATTCTGGTTCGGCATATAATTATTTTCCATGACAGGACAAACAGATGGCGCTCCCCGCATTGGGCCGCTGTCCCCACATTTTCCCGTTGGGGTTCCCGAAGGTATCCGACGGAGACAGATCCTTCTCGACCAAGCCCGGCACCCCGCTCGGCAGTCTCAGGAAGGAAACACGCGGGGCATGAGGGTTGTGACAGGAGGCGCATTCGATAAAATAACGCCCCGGCTGATCGGTCGAAGGGTACGCCCGGAGCCGGTCCCGCTTTTCGAGCGGCCAGATCACGGGCTGATGGGGATCGGTCCGGCTGATATAGGCCACGCTGGTTCCGTCCGTCCCGCCGTCCAATTTGGCCGTGGTCAGATCCCGACAGATCTGGTTGAACTGGGCGTCGGTCAGGCACGGGATTTCAATCCCGACGGGATGGTCGTCACGAAGATCCAGGCCCAGATTCGGGAAGGGCTGGGCACCCTCGCCGCCGCCGCCCCCGTGCACCAGGTCGTGCAGGCCTCCTGAGAACGGACTTTCAGCAGTCGTTTCCACGTCGTTTGAATCCCGCAGCCCCTCATTGAAGGTTTTGTCGGGACCCACGATCCCGCCCCCGGAAAAATTAATCGTCGTCGTGCTGGTGCCCGGACCCCGCCCCGTACCGAGATTGGCCGGAATAAACCCGCCCGAACCCGGCGCGTTGATCATCGCGTCGAATGCGATGCTTCCATCATGGCAGGACAGACAGGCCAGGGAGACGCCCTTGGGCCGACGCGTCCCGGTGACGTCCTGCGCATCGAAATTCGGAGAGCTGTAAACAGTGTAGCTGGTATCATCCGGCAGCAGACGGTTCCAGAGAGGGGCCTGCCCCGAGGCGGCCAAATTGGCCCCGTGCGGGGTGTGGCAGAAAACGCAGATCTCGGTCGTGCCGGTTTCATTGATATCGGGATTGGAGGAAAGATTGTGTTTTGTCCGGCTCACGTCTTCCGACAGCCTCACATCATGCGTGGCCCAAACCTTCGGTTCCATCGACACCATCAGGAGCATGCCGATCAGAACCTGAGCCGCGCGGATACTGCGTACAGTTAAACGGCGCACAACCCGTTTGCCTCCTGACCGATCGCGGTACGGCAATAACCTCGGGACTTGCCTCCGACCTTCGGGTCACTTCTTCATGGCGGCCGTCTGGGCGGCCTTGTATTTCTCGCTCAGGTATTGATAGATATCAATCCGGTGGTTGTACTGATCCGCCACATAAATCAGGTCGTCCCGATCGATATTCATCCCGGCCGGCAGCCAGAACCGACCCGGCTGGCTCCCGAATCCGCCGAAAAAAAGAAGCAGTTGTCCCTGCGGATCGAAGATCTGGACGTTATTGAAGGCGGCGTCCACCACATAGATATGCCCTTCCGAATCGACCGCAATCCCTTTGGGCTTTGCAAACTGGCCCAGCCCCGTGCCGACGCTTCCGAACTTGGACAGAAACTTCCCATCCGGATCAAAGATCTGGACCCGGAAATTAAACGTGTCCATCACGAACAACTTGCCGTCTTTATCGATCGCGATATTCGTGGGCCAGTTGAACTGGCCGTCCTCGACGCCGCGGCCGCCAAAATCAAAAAGAAACTTCCCTTCCTTCGAATCGAAGACGGAAACGTTGTGCTTTTTCGTATCGACGATGTAGACGCGGTTCAAGGCATCGTTGACGACGATGCCGACCGGCTGATCAAAACGGCCCTTTTCACCGATTCCGAACAGGAAGTTCCCATCATGATCGTACACCACGCCCCGGTTCTCGAGCGTGTCCGTCACATAAACCCGGCCGGCCGCGTCGGTCGTCACCCCCATCGGTTTGGCCAGCACCCCCGGTCCTTCCAAACCGATCACGGTGAATTGATGATTTTTGGTGTCAAAGACCAGAACGGTCGGCCACCCGCTGTCGGTCACAAACAACCGCCCCTCGCGATCCATGTGAACGGCGTAGGGTTTGGCGATGCGCGCAACCGACTTGGAACCGGTGATGAACTCTTCGATTGTTTCCCATACCCCTTTCGGCTGAACGTCCTCCGAACTGCTGATGCTCTTGACGTACTTGATCCGGGGCTCCTCCGGAGGCAAGGGCCAGATAATATCGACGGGTTTTGGGGGCGTGGCGCAAGCGGTCGTTATCAATAAAACGGTCATCAGCCCAAGAAACTGTTTTCGCTTGATCCTCGTCCTCTTCATCGGTCCATCGGCTACTTTTGATGACAGGTCAGGCATAAGGCGCTGTATCGGTTTGATGTCCTCAGAAACGGGTCTCGTCCCTCGATATTCTTCTCGTCCGGATTATGCGGATCGTGACACGACGCGCATTGAACCTTGTCGTCGTCAAACGTCTGAACGCCGTTCGGAAAGGTCCGGCCTCCGTCTTCCTTCGCAATGAGCGGTTGATTGAAGGCGGAGTCTTTGCCGAAGGTCGGATACGGGATCGAAATCGGGTGGTCGTCTCGAAGGTTCCGGGTCAGATACCGGATGGTCGCGTCATGGGCGCCGCTCAACGCGGCGTAGGCCCCGCGTTGCCTGTTATGACACTTCCCGCAAGCATCCGACCCCACGCTCCCTTCCGGACTCATGCGGTAATGCACTCCGGAATCATACCAATCATGAAACTTCGGTTTATTCAGCACGGCGTCCACCGCCACGGATCCGTCGTGACACGAGAGGCAACCGAGGGAGATGCCGTCCGGAGCGGACGCGCTCGAATCGAAATTGGGGCTGGAGTACATTTCGTAACCCTGTGGATTCGGAAGGTGACGGTTCCAGAGGGGCGACACGGTGCCGGCGTTATGGGGCGTGTGGCAATAGATGCAGGTCTCCTCATAATCGTTGAACGATCCGCCGGTCATCGGGCCGGTCGGACTGCCGTAGCCCCTTCGGTTCAACGCGGAAAGGTCATGTCGCGATCCGATGATGGTGCCTCCCAAAGCAGACATGGCCAGGATGATCAGGCCTCCACCGACGACGACAACCGCAATAAGGTACCGAGAGGTCTTCATGTCCCCTCTTGATGATGAGCCAACGAAGCGCTTCTTCTGCCCTCTTTACTTAATTAAAGAACGTGTTTGAGGGATGATTCGGTCAAGGGTTTGCTCATTGATTTACCAATGTGTTAACAGGTTATGACAATGTTCTGACCCTACGAGTGTCCTAGGCTACAAAATTTGGCCGGAACTGTCAAGCAAAAAACTGGCACAATTCTGTCGTATGTCCTTTGTTTATATAAATAAATGAATACGATCGGAGTGATGACCCGCAAAGGCCCGGATGGGAATATTACTGCGGAGAATAACCTTCCAGTTTACTGATCCCCTTGAGTGTTCCAAACCATTTATATCCGAACGCGTCCATGACCGCGGCAAATACGCCGTCATCCACCAATCCTTCTTTAGACGTGAAACGGCTCCAACGGCCGCCGCTGAGCAGACTCACCCCGCCCTCGGTCGCGGCATAAAGATCGTCGGCCTTATCGATAAGAATGTCCGAGATGAAATTACCGGACAATCCGTCCCGCGTCGTGTAGGTCGTCCAATGCTTGCCGTCGAACCGGCTCAGCCCCGCGCCCCAGGTTCCAAACCATTTATTGTTTTGAGAATCGACCGCCGCGGCCAGGATGTAATTCGGATTGTATCCCTCGGCTTCTTTTCCGGGCGTGGTGCGATGATGGAAGCTGGGGTTGGGGATTTTTTCATACGAACCGATCGTCTCAAGATCCGCGCCGACGCCGTCCTTATGCGTATAACTTACAAACCCCCGGCCGTCGTATCGTGTTACCCCGCCTTCCGTCCCCAGCCAGATCACTCCGTCATGATCCATGGCCAGGGCATAGACCCAGTCGTCGACAATCCCGTCCGCCTTGGTGTAACTCTTCCATTTTC harbors:
- a CDS encoding SurA N-terminal domain-containing protein yields the protein MMEDKKSTWRICATIKERRVPAIFLLAMLCFAETGVQAGGPDGPPADQGGRMDLSKPVASVNGVQIRALDLKKAVEERIPETGHRNISEKRMTEIRSEELDRLIGQEVLFQEARRLKVKVTPETVVAEIQKIESRFPSQEQYREALKVQGLTPEDVRTGVERFLAIQQLTDQEVRSKISVSDDQMKTYYDGHREQFRLPPQIRLRILLVRVDPAGLAGDWETGRRKAQELADRARKGEAFETLVREFSDDAELKPKGGDTGLLHQGRLPYAELERVAYDRAVGSVGDPIRTLYGYVVFKVEEKRPEQQLAYEDLNKALLRKEMQESATDAKLKAWMDGLRAKAEIKIY
- a CDS encoding 6-bladed beta-propeller, with product MKRTRIKRKQFLGLMTVLLITTACATPPKPVDIIWPLPPEEPRIKYVKSISSSEDVQPKGVWETIEEFITGSKSVARIAKPYAVHMDREGRLFVTDSGWPTVLVFDTKNHQFTVIGLEGPGVLAKPMGVTTDAAGRVYVTDTLENRGVVYDHDGNFLFGIGEKGRFDQPVGIVVNDALNRVYIVDTKKHNVSVFDSKEGKFLFDFGGRGVEDGQFNWPTNIAIDKDGKLFVMDTFNFRVQIFDPDGKFLSKFGSVGTGLGQFAKPKGIAVDSEGHIYVVDAAFNNVQIFDPQGQLLLFFGGFGSQPGRFWLPAGMNIDRDDLIYVADQYNHRIDIYQYLSEKYKAAQTAAMKK
- a CDS encoding cytochrome c3 family protein, which encodes MKTSRYLIAVVVVGGGLIILAMSALGGTIIGSRHDLSALNRRGYGSPTGPMTGGSFNDYEETCIYCHTPHNAGTVSPLWNRHLPNPQGYEMYSSPNFDSSASAPDGISLGCLSCHDGSVAVDAVLNKPKFHDWYDSGVHYRMSPEGSVGSDACGKCHNRQRGAYAALSGAHDATIRYLTRNLRDDHPISIPYPTFGKDSAFNQPLIAKEDGGRTFPNGVQTFDDDKVQCASCHDPHNPDEKNIEGRDPFLRTSNRYSALCLTCHQK
- a CDS encoding two-component regulator propeller domain-containing protein, whose product is MSRSSAFLPLILIWTVSFSDIAGCTSSKPAVSTHPVWTNYEMNVSVFSMAFEGNDVWVGTEQGLIKYDLVQDQIVGRYDSKNGLVSDIVTTVKLDSQGNKWVGTHGGGLAEFDGKTWRHYNVPDLADPYVYDILFDQGGRMWVANWKGVSLFDGRKWKSYTKADGIVDDWVYALAMDHDGVIWLGTEGGVTRYDGRGFVSYTHKDGVGADLETIGSYEKIPNPSFHHRTTPGKEAEGYNPNYILAAAVDSQNNKWFGTWGAGLSRFDGKHWTTYTTRDGLSGNFISDILIDKADDLYAATEGGVSLLSGGRWSRFTSKEGLVDDGVFAAVMDAFGYKWFGTLKGISKLEGYSPQ